In a genomic window of Glaciimonas sp. PCH181:
- a CDS encoding nitrite/sulfite reductase: protein MYQYDDYDASLVSERVEEFRDQVARRISGELTKEEFLPLRLQNGLYMQKHAYMLRVAVPYGVLSADQLRMLAHIARTYDRGYGHFTTRQNIQFNWIKLEDTPTILAELATVQMHAIQTSGNCVRNITTEQFAGVANDEVIDPRPLAELLRQWSTLNPEFAFLPRKFKIALSSSAQDRAAVRMHDVGIFLHQNAAGEKVLRVFAGGGLGRTPILSAQIREELPWQHMLSYVEAVLRVYNRYGRRDNKYKARIKILVKALGADVFAKEVEEEWAHLKDGPSTLTEVEYQRVAYFFEESRYNRGAGDEAIFQMQLAANTRFAQWVKRNTRAHKVVGYVSVTLSTKPGAAIPPGDVTAKQMEYVAEWSERFGLGEIRVAHEQNLILPDIAQADLYTLWQLACEAGLGTPNLGLLTDMIVCPGGDYCSLANARSLPIAQAIAERFEDLDFLFDLGDLSLNISGCINACGHHHMGNVGILGVDKDGEEWYQVTLGGAQGNHSALGKVIGPAFRAQEMPDVIERVVTTYCDLRVQDEAFVDTVARVGLAPFKVGIYGQPKAAA, encoded by the coding sequence ATGTATCAATATGACGATTACGATGCTTCGCTGGTGAGCGAGCGTGTCGAAGAATTTCGGGATCAAGTTGCCAGAAGAATCTCCGGCGAACTGACTAAGGAGGAATTTCTGCCGCTGCGATTGCAGAACGGTTTATACATGCAAAAGCACGCGTATATGCTGCGCGTTGCGGTGCCGTATGGCGTGTTGTCAGCGGATCAATTGCGGATGCTGGCGCATATCGCGCGTACTTATGATCGCGGCTACGGTCACTTCACTACGCGTCAGAATATTCAGTTTAACTGGATCAAACTTGAAGATACGCCGACCATTCTGGCCGAACTGGCGACGGTGCAAATGCATGCGATTCAGACCTCTGGCAATTGCGTTCGCAATATCACTACCGAGCAGTTTGCTGGCGTCGCCAATGATGAGGTAATTGATCCGCGACCATTGGCAGAGCTGTTACGGCAATGGTCTACTCTGAATCCTGAGTTCGCTTTTTTGCCGCGCAAATTCAAAATCGCACTGTCCTCATCTGCACAAGATCGCGCTGCCGTGCGGATGCACGATGTTGGTATTTTCCTTCATCAAAATGCGGCTGGCGAGAAAGTCTTACGTGTATTTGCCGGTGGCGGATTAGGGCGTACCCCCATACTCAGTGCGCAAATCCGGGAAGAATTGCCCTGGCAGCACATGCTGTCGTATGTCGAAGCCGTATTGCGGGTCTACAACCGTTACGGCAGGCGCGACAACAAGTACAAGGCCAGGATCAAGATTTTGGTCAAGGCATTGGGTGCCGATGTATTTGCTAAAGAGGTTGAGGAAGAATGGGCGCATCTCAAAGATGGTCCATCGACGTTGACCGAGGTTGAATATCAACGCGTCGCATATTTTTTTGAAGAATCGCGCTATAACCGTGGCGCTGGCGACGAAGCCATTTTCCAAATGCAGTTAGCCGCAAATACACGCTTTGCGCAATGGGTGAAGCGCAATACCAGAGCACACAAAGTGGTCGGTTATGTATCGGTCACACTCTCGACCAAACCGGGCGCGGCGATTCCTCCCGGCGACGTGACTGCCAAGCAAATGGAGTATGTTGCAGAATGGTCGGAGCGCTTTGGTTTAGGCGAAATCCGCGTGGCGCATGAACAAAATTTGATCCTGCCGGATATTGCGCAAGCGGATTTATACACGCTGTGGCAACTGGCATGCGAGGCCGGATTGGGTACGCCGAATCTGGGTTTGCTGACCGACATGATCGTTTGTCCCGGCGGCGATTATTGTTCACTGGCAAACGCGCGATCTTTGCCGATTGCGCAAGCGATTGCCGAGCGATTCGAAGATCTGGATTTTCTCTTCGATCTGGGTGATTTGTCGCTGAATATTTCCGGCTGCATCAACGCTTGCGGCCATCACCATATGGGAAATGTCGGCATTCTTGGCGTCGATAAGGATGGCGAAGAATGGTATCAAGTCACGCTGGGCGGTGCACAGGGCAATCATTCTGCCTTGGGCAAAGTCATCGGTCCCGCATTTCGGGCACAGGAAATGCCGGACGTGATCGAACGGGTTGTGACGACTTATTGCGATTTGCGCGTGCAAGACGAAGCATTTGTCGATACCGTGGCGCGGGTCGGTCTGGCGCCATTTAAAGTTGGTATTTACGGTCAGCCCAAAGCGGCAGCGTGA
- a CDS encoding CaiB/BaiF CoA-transferase family protein: protein MEKFAPGQEGSDSQPTSDEQQSSLKGIKVIELGTLIAGPYAASLLGQFGAEVIKIESPGDGDPLRKWRKLHDGTSLWWYSQSRNKKSITLNLKSPEAQQIVRDLVRDADIVIENFRPGTLEGWGLGWDALSAINPNLIMVRVSGYGQDGPYAKRPGFAAIAESMGGLRNLVGFPDRPPVRVGISIGDTLASLYGVIGALLAMHHLKSNGGKGQFIDIALYEAVFGVMESMIPEYAEFGLVRERTGASLPGISPSSTYPCSDGLYVIIAGNADSIYKRLMNAMGRHDLAEDPRLARNDGRVQHNDMIDAAITEWTSAHELDYVLDILEKADVPSSRVFTAADIHEDPHYRARNMIEQHTLPDGQPIDLAAVVPKMSGTPGKTNWVGPELGQHTEEILSALGRSAEEILRLRNAGVI, encoded by the coding sequence ATGGAAAAATTCGCACCAGGTCAAGAAGGATCGGATAGCCAACCAACATCCGACGAGCAACAGTCTTCGCTGAAGGGCATCAAGGTTATCGAACTGGGTACGCTGATTGCTGGGCCTTACGCGGCCAGTTTGCTAGGACAGTTTGGTGCCGAAGTCATCAAGATTGAGTCCCCGGGTGATGGTGATCCTTTGCGCAAATGGCGCAAACTGCACGATGGCACATCGCTGTGGTGGTATTCGCAAAGCCGCAACAAAAAATCTATCACCCTGAACCTGAAATCGCCCGAAGCGCAGCAAATTGTGCGCGATCTGGTGCGGGATGCCGATATCGTCATCGAAAACTTTCGCCCCGGGACGCTAGAGGGCTGGGGCCTGGGCTGGGATGCTCTGTCTGCGATCAATCCCAATCTGATCATGGTCCGTGTTTCTGGTTATGGGCAAGATGGCCCGTATGCGAAACGTCCCGGCTTCGCGGCCATCGCCGAGTCGATGGGCGGCTTGCGCAATTTGGTCGGTTTTCCTGATCGTCCACCGGTGCGTGTCGGCATCAGTATCGGCGATACATTGGCTTCACTGTACGGCGTGATCGGCGCATTGCTGGCGATGCATCACCTGAAATCAAACGGCGGCAAGGGCCAGTTTATCGATATCGCCTTGTACGAAGCCGTATTTGGCGTGATGGAAAGCATGATTCCGGAATATGCAGAATTCGGTCTGGTCAGAGAGCGCACCGGTGCAAGCCTGCCGGGGATTTCACCGTCCAGTACTTATCCTTGCAGCGATGGCCTGTACGTCATCATTGCAGGTAATGCAGACAGTATTTACAAAAGACTAATGAACGCGATGGGCCGTCACGATCTTGCAGAGGATCCGCGTCTGGCGCGTAACGATGGTCGGGTCCAGCACAACGACATGATTGATGCCGCCATCACCGAATGGACCAGTGCGCATGAATTAGATTACGTCTTGGATATCCTGGAAAAGGCCGATGTGCCTAGCAGTCGCGTCTTCACTGCCGCCGATATCCATGAAGATCCGCACTATCGCGCCCGCAATATGATCGAGCAGCATACCTTGCCCGACGGCCAGCCTATCGATTTAGCCGCAGTGGTGCCGAAGATGTCTGGCACCCCGGGCAAAACCAATTGGGTCGGTCCGGAGCTGGGTCAGCACACAGAAGAAATTTTAAGCGCACTTGGCCGCAGCGCGGAAGAAATACTCCGCCTGCGCAATGCAGGTGTTATATGA
- a CDS encoding cytochrome c4, whose protein sequence is MKTKPIDSRQCTSLATTLHAGFCLLKACGTGGLLWLSVISGNAIAQNVLPDTIAQRVVACIACHGKEGRAASDGFYPRIAGKPAGYLYNQLINFREGRRKYPLMIYTVDHLSDAYLREMAEYFSAQHPPYPAPQPVTASAAVLERGRILVQSGDVSKNVPACIACHGKSLTGIAPSIPGLVGLPHDYMSAQFGAWKNGTRHAAAPDCMAQISERLTVEDISAALAWLTAQPIPAQTAAASAPSQKLPLACGSLPQQ, encoded by the coding sequence ATGAAAACGAAACCTATCGATTCGCGTCAATGCACGTCCCTTGCGACTACCTTGCATGCTGGCTTTTGCCTGTTGAAAGCTTGCGGTACCGGTGGGCTGCTGTGGCTTAGCGTTATCAGCGGCAACGCCATCGCGCAAAACGTGCTGCCCGATACGATCGCCCAACGCGTGGTAGCGTGCATTGCCTGTCACGGCAAAGAAGGCCGTGCCGCCAGCGACGGATTTTATCCACGTATCGCTGGTAAGCCCGCTGGTTATCTCTACAATCAGCTGATCAATTTCCGTGAAGGTCGACGCAAATATCCGTTAATGATTTACACCGTCGATCATTTGTCGGACGCGTATCTGCGTGAAATGGCGGAATATTTTTCTGCTCAGCACCCTCCCTACCCTGCGCCGCAACCTGTCACAGCATCCGCAGCTGTGCTTGAGCGCGGACGGATTCTGGTGCAATCCGGCGATGTGTCTAAAAACGTCCCGGCTTGCATCGCCTGTCATGGCAAAAGCCTGACCGGGATTGCGCCATCGATCCCCGGTCTGGTCGGCTTGCCGCACGACTATATGAGTGCGCAGTTCGGTGCCTGGAAAAATGGAACGCGTCACGCAGCAGCGCCCGATTGCATGGCGCAGATTTCTGAACGCCTGACGGTCGAGGATATCAGCGCGGCGCTGGCCTGGTTAACCGCACAACCGATCCCCGCGCAAACCGCCGCTGCATCCGCCCCATCGCAAAAGTTGCCGCTAGCGTGCGGCAGCCTGCCTCAGCAGTAA
- a CDS encoding LysR family transcriptional regulator produces MGLDPVSLKLFISVLEEGTIAAAAEREHIAAAAISKRLSEIEVLLGTQLLMRSNKGITATAAGLALLTMARRVLHELDDITFQMQEYSSGVRGHVRIFANISAITQFLPAEIKSFLELYPQVNVHLEEKISTFITKAVVENSADIGIFTMGPHGHELEIFPYHEDELVLITPADHPMGGQTSATLSQTLKFDYVGLHTGSAINRLLLQKAGDLDLPLKLRIQVTSYDALCLMVNSGLGIALLPAMVAYHHQKNLNIRILALNESWARRELKICVRSFDALPVAAKLLVTHLQKKAI; encoded by the coding sequence ATGGGCCTTGATCCTGTCTCCCTTAAGTTATTCATCAGTGTTTTGGAAGAGGGCACAATTGCCGCTGCTGCCGAGCGTGAGCATATTGCGGCCGCTGCCATCAGCAAACGTTTGAGTGAGATTGAGGTTTTGTTAGGGACGCAATTGCTGATGCGGTCGAATAAGGGCATCACCGCCACGGCGGCCGGATTGGCGTTATTGACGATGGCGCGTCGCGTGCTGCACGAACTGGATGACATCACGTTTCAGATGCAGGAATACTCAAGCGGCGTCAGAGGCCACGTGCGCATTTTTGCGAATATTTCGGCGATCACGCAATTCTTGCCAGCAGAAATTAAATCTTTTTTAGAGTTGTACCCACAAGTCAATGTTCATCTCGAAGAAAAAATTAGTACCTTCATCACCAAGGCAGTCGTAGAAAATTCCGCCGATATCGGCATATTCACGATGGGGCCGCATGGTCACGAACTGGAGATTTTTCCGTATCACGAAGATGAATTGGTGCTGATCACCCCCGCTGACCATCCGATGGGAGGGCAAACTTCAGCGACATTAAGCCAGACCCTGAAGTTCGATTACGTAGGCCTTCACACCGGCAGCGCCATCAATCGCCTGTTGCTGCAAAAGGCCGGAGACCTTGATCTGCCGTTGAAATTGCGCATTCAGGTAACCAGTTACGACGCCTTGTGTCTGATGGTCAATTCCGGTTTGGGAATAGCGCTGCTGCCAGCAATGGTCGCGTACCATCATCAAAAAAACCTGAACATTCGTATCCTGGCGTTAAATGAAAGTTGGGCGCGACGCGAACTCAAAATTTGCGTCAGATCGTTTGATGCGTTGCCGGTCGCTGCCAAATTGCTTGTGACGCATTTGCAAAAGAAGGCAATCTAA
- a CDS encoding NAD-dependent succinate-semialdehyde dehydrogenase — protein sequence MNLRDANLFHQQSYINGQWCDADNRSTLAVNNPADNNALGSVPNMGEAETRRAIHAADAALPAWRAKTGKERGAILRRWHDLILANIDDLAEIMTLEQGKPLSEARGEIQYALSFVDWFSEEAKRVYGDVLPQTRSDQRLLALRQPIGVCAAITAWNFPSALVTRKVSPALAAGCTVVLKPAELTPYSALALAELAHRAGFPAGVLNIVTGNPVAIGKELTSSSIVKKLTFTGSTPTGRLLMAQCASNIKKLSLELGGNAPFIVFEDGDIDQAVDGLMISKFRNAGQTCVCANRILVHESIAEVFSSKLKLKVEALKVGNGMTPDVVQGPLINRAAVDKVERLVADAIDKGAKLITGGSTHPLGGLFYTPTLLTGITGAMAIAHEEIFGPVLAITTFRDEEEAIRQANDSPSGLAAYFYADSMERIWRVMEKLEYGMVGVNTGMISNEVGPFGGIKESGVGREGSRYGMEEFMELKYVCMSGRMQ from the coding sequence ATGAACCTGCGTGACGCGAACTTGTTCCATCAGCAATCCTATATCAACGGGCAATGGTGCGATGCCGATAACCGTTCTACGCTTGCCGTCAACAATCCCGCAGATAACAACGCGCTGGGAAGCGTGCCGAATATGGGCGAGGCCGAAACACGTCGGGCCATCCACGCTGCCGACGCTGCTTTACCGGCATGGCGCGCGAAGACCGGCAAAGAACGCGGTGCAATTCTGCGTCGTTGGCACGATCTGATATTAGCCAACATCGACGATCTTGCAGAGATCATGACGCTAGAGCAAGGCAAACCCCTGTCGGAAGCACGCGGCGAAATCCAATACGCGCTGTCCTTCGTCGACTGGTTTTCTGAAGAAGCCAAGCGGGTCTATGGCGATGTATTGCCGCAAACGCGCAGCGATCAACGCCTGCTGGCGTTGCGTCAGCCAATTGGCGTCTGCGCGGCGATCACGGCATGGAATTTTCCATCAGCACTGGTGACGCGCAAAGTGTCGCCAGCACTTGCTGCTGGTTGTACCGTCGTCCTGAAACCCGCCGAATTAACGCCCTATTCTGCATTGGCCTTGGCTGAATTGGCCCATCGCGCTGGTTTTCCTGCTGGCGTCTTAAACATTGTCACGGGTAATCCCGTCGCTATAGGCAAAGAATTAACCTCCAGCAGCATAGTCAAAAAATTGACCTTTACCGGGTCGACGCCTACCGGCCGCCTATTGATGGCGCAATGCGCGTCGAACATCAAGAAACTATCGCTGGAATTAGGCGGTAACGCGCCTTTCATCGTCTTTGAAGATGGCGATATTGATCAGGCGGTAGACGGCTTGATGATCTCTAAATTCCGCAATGCCGGGCAGACCTGCGTGTGCGCTAACCGCATTCTGGTACACGAAAGTATTGCCGAGGTATTTTCATCAAAGCTCAAGCTGAAGGTTGAAGCACTGAAGGTGGGCAATGGGATGACGCCCGATGTCGTGCAAGGACCGTTGATCAACCGCGCCGCCGTCGACAAAGTTGAACGACTGGTGGCCGATGCCATCGACAAGGGTGCAAAGCTGATCACAGGCGGCAGCACCCATCCGCTCGGCGGCTTGTTTTATACGCCAACGCTGTTAACCGGCATCACCGGCGCGATGGCAATCGCTCATGAAGAAATTTTTGGACCGGTCTTGGCAATCACGACATTTCGGGATGAAGAAGAGGCGATACGACAGGCAAACGACAGCCCGTCCGGTCTGGCGGCATATTTCTATGCGGACAGCATGGAGCGCATCTGGCGTGTGATGGAAAAGCTCGAATACGGCATGGTCGGCGTCAATACCGGCATGATTTCAAACGAAGTCGGCCCCTTCGGCGGCATCAAGGAATCAGGCGTTGGACGCGAAGGATCACGCTACGGTATGGAAGAATTTATGGAGTTGAAGTATGTGTGTATGTCGGGCCGCATGCAGTAG
- a CDS encoding cytochrome c, producing the protein MKRIFLMIMAIIVLVPAGILATQYLHDPGSNELSAPVTDAAQQVARGNYLVRAGDCMACHTARGGQPFAGGRVIPTPFGDLYSPNITSDVATGIGSWTANDFWRALHNGKSKDGSFLYPAFPYTEYTKVTRTDADAMFAYFQTLPAVKQPNKEQALRFPYNQRILLAGWRALYFSPGVYQPDRRQSAEWNRGAYFVQGLGHCIACHTTRNTFGASEGIGLAGGLIPTLGWYAPSLTSDAEAGLGNWDKQHIVDLLKTGTSPRGTVFGPMAEVVRQSLQHLTDEDVGAMAGYLQSLPHTSPPAAVREMQVKGSQAEDVLKLGAKLYRDYCIECHKASGSGIPPAYPPLAGNRAITMQSSINPIRMVLNGGYPPSTEGNPRPYGMPPFGPVLTDVEVAAVVSYIRSSWGNNAALVSPVQVSRYRAVPE; encoded by the coding sequence ATGAAACGCATTTTTTTGATGATCATGGCGATCATCGTATTGGTTCCTGCTGGCATACTCGCCACGCAATATCTCCACGATCCTGGCAGCAACGAACTCAGCGCACCGGTCACCGATGCAGCCCAACAAGTAGCGCGAGGAAACTATTTGGTGCGCGCAGGCGACTGCATGGCTTGCCATACCGCTCGCGGCGGCCAGCCGTTTGCTGGCGGGCGCGTTATCCCTACGCCGTTTGGCGATCTTTATTCACCGAATATCACTTCAGATGTCGCAACCGGAATCGGCAGCTGGACAGCAAACGACTTTTGGCGCGCATTACATAATGGAAAATCCAAGGATGGCAGTTTTCTGTATCCAGCCTTTCCGTATACCGAATACACCAAAGTCACGCGCACGGATGCGGATGCGATGTTTGCCTACTTCCAAACCTTGCCCGCAGTAAAACAACCCAACAAAGAACAGGCGCTGCGCTTCCCCTATAACCAGCGTATTTTGCTAGCCGGATGGCGTGCACTGTATTTCAGTCCGGGCGTGTATCAGCCTGATCGGCGCCAGTCAGCAGAATGGAATCGCGGCGCGTATTTTGTACAAGGCCTGGGACATTGCATAGCCTGCCATACGACACGCAATACTTTTGGTGCGAGCGAAGGCATAGGTTTGGCTGGCGGCTTAATCCCAACGCTAGGCTGGTATGCACCGTCGCTGACATCGGATGCAGAAGCCGGTTTGGGAAACTGGGACAAGCAACACATCGTTGATCTGCTCAAAACCGGCACATCGCCACGCGGCACCGTATTCGGTCCGATGGCAGAGGTTGTCAGACAAAGTTTGCAGCATTTAACGGACGAAGACGTCGGCGCGATGGCGGGCTATTTACAGTCGTTGCCGCACACCTCTCCACCAGCTGCGGTCAGGGAGATGCAGGTCAAGGGTAGTCAGGCTGAAGACGTGCTAAAGCTGGGCGCGAAGTTATATCGTGATTACTGTATCGAGTGTCACAAAGCCTCTGGCAGCGGCATTCCGCCAGCGTATCCGCCACTGGCTGGCAACCGCGCGATTACGATGCAGTCATCGATTAATCCGATTCGGATGGTATTGAATGGCGGCTATCCGCCTAGTACTGAAGGCAATCCACGACCGTACGGCATGCCACCGTTTGGTCCGGTACTGACCGATGTCGAGGTTGCTGCGGTGGTATCGTATATTCGTAGTAGCTGGGGGAATAACGCGGCATTGGTATCGCCGGTGCAAGTGAGTCGGTATCGCGCTGTGCCGGAATAA
- a CDS encoding hydroxymethylglutaryl-CoA lyase, producing the protein MAITTAEKRIYVNDVAVRDGFQSEPNFVPTDKKIALINRLSKTGLAKIEVTSFVSPKAIPNLRDAQEVMQGITRSADVTYVALVPNERGCERAIECNVDEINLVMSIGETHNLANMRMTCEQSLEQFRRVITLLRGSNIRVNGTVATAFGCPFEGDQPLYRVLWAVEQYAAIGMHSVTLADTSGMAHPAQVSRFSEAYQTAFPKLPATLHFHNTRGMGLANVMAGIAAGINSFDASLGGIGGCPYAPGATGNICTEDMVHMLQSSGYDTGVDLDQLLTIARDLPDILGHDVPGHIIKAGKRTDLAPMPVTASQATH; encoded by the coding sequence ATGGCAATCACGACCGCAGAAAAGCGCATCTACGTCAACGATGTTGCGGTACGCGACGGCTTTCAGAGTGAGCCGAATTTTGTCCCTACGGACAAAAAAATAGCGCTGATTAATCGTCTGTCCAAAACCGGTTTGGCGAAAATCGAAGTCACTTCGTTTGTATCGCCAAAAGCTATTCCCAATCTGCGCGATGCACAGGAAGTCATGCAGGGGATTACGCGTTCTGCCGATGTCACCTATGTTGCGTTGGTGCCCAACGAGCGCGGCTGCGAACGCGCCATCGAATGCAACGTCGATGAAATTAATCTGGTCATGTCCATAGGCGAGACCCATAACCTCGCTAACATGCGCATGACGTGCGAACAATCTTTAGAGCAATTTCGTCGTGTCATCACTCTGCTACGTGGCAGTAACATTCGCGTCAACGGCACCGTTGCCACAGCGTTCGGCTGTCCGTTCGAGGGCGATCAACCGCTTTATCGCGTGCTGTGGGCCGTTGAGCAATACGCGGCAATCGGCATGCATAGCGTGACGCTGGCCGATACCAGTGGCATGGCACATCCGGCGCAAGTGAGCCGATTTTCGGAAGCCTATCAAACTGCCTTCCCAAAATTACCGGCGACGTTGCATTTCCACAATACCCGCGGCATGGGCTTGGCCAATGTGATGGCGGGTATCGCTGCCGGTATTAATAGTTTCGATGCATCGCTAGGCGGCATTGGCGGTTGTCCGTATGCGCCCGGTGCTACCGGTAACATTTGCACTGAAGACATGGTCCACATGCTGCAATCTTCCGGCTACGACACAGGCGTTGATCTCGATCAACTGCTAACGATTGCCCGCGATCTGCCTGACATTCTTGGGCATGACGTGCCGGGCCATATCATCAAAGCTGGCAAGCGTACCGACTTGGCACCGATGCCGGTCACAGCAAGCCAGGCAACTCACTAA
- a CDS encoding ABC transporter substrate-binding protein, whose protein sequence is MLSKFGKIITGSAVAAALMIAMPAVQAQTIKIGYNSDMSASGSAEFGLSALWGAEQAADEINQAGGLLGRKISIVARDDVAQPPKAIQNTNELLDNEKVIALIGSANSGNMMAWLHLPQQKKIPVISPIATATDITKRFESTGENYIFRVSMIDRDQIALIVAYAVKATKNKKIAFIVDSTGYGQQGLKDLNQVLALHGLKPAAEEKFGGKDTDMTSQLSKIKASGADTLIIYGLADANAYVLRSMEKINYFPITLGSWANVNTPVIQLAGAKLAEKLIFTASTTETSTPKAKELNAALLKKHPKMTAFVTAAQSYDAVKLLAAAIKQAGSTDGDKVQKALENLGTTDGVVKTYQKPFSKTNHEALSVSDFHFAQWKSGRIVNYEDSVTKAITPADLLK, encoded by the coding sequence ATGTTGAGTAAATTTGGCAAAATAATCACGGGCAGCGCGGTAGCTGCAGCACTAATGATTGCGATGCCAGCGGTACAGGCGCAAACCATCAAGATCGGCTATAACAGCGACATGTCAGCCAGCGGTTCAGCCGAATTCGGACTATCCGCATTGTGGGGCGCAGAGCAGGCAGCCGATGAAATCAATCAGGCCGGTGGCTTGTTAGGCCGCAAAATCAGCATCGTCGCACGCGATGACGTGGCGCAACCGCCTAAGGCTATCCAGAACACCAACGAATTGCTCGATAACGAAAAAGTGATTGCGCTGATCGGGTCTGCCAATTCCGGCAATATGATGGCGTGGCTGCATTTGCCGCAGCAAAAGAAAATTCCGGTGATCTCACCGATTGCTACTGCAACCGACATCACCAAACGTTTTGAAAGTACCGGAGAAAACTATATCTTCCGTGTATCGATGATCGATCGTGACCAGATCGCGTTGATTGTTGCCTATGCAGTCAAGGCGACAAAGAACAAGAAAATCGCATTCATCGTTGACTCCACCGGTTATGGTCAACAAGGATTGAAGGATCTTAATCAGGTGCTGGCGTTACACGGTCTGAAACCTGCTGCTGAAGAAAAGTTTGGCGGCAAAGATACTGACATGACATCGCAGCTAAGCAAGATCAAAGCCAGCGGTGCCGATACGCTGATCATCTATGGTCTGGCCGATGCCAATGCGTATGTGTTGCGCAGTATGGAAAAAATCAATTACTTCCCGATCACGCTGGGTTCATGGGCCAACGTCAACACCCCTGTGATTCAACTCGCCGGAGCGAAGCTGGCTGAAAAGTTGATCTTCACTGCATCAACCACTGAAACCAGCACACCAAAAGCCAAAGAACTGAATGCTGCGCTGTTGAAAAAACATCCGAAGATGACGGCATTCGTGACTGCCGCACAATCTTATGATGCGGTTAAATTGCTGGCAGCAGCCATCAAGCAAGCGGGTTCAACCGATGGCGATAAAGTCCAGAAGGCACTGGAGAATCTGGGCACTACTGACGGCGTCGTCAAAACCTATCAAAAGCCGTTTTCGAAGACTAACCATGAAGCTCTGTCCGTCAGCGATTTCCATTTCGCACAATGGAAAAGCGGCCGCATCGTCAACTATGAAGATAGCGTGACCAAGGCAATCACCCCAGCGGATTTGTTGAAGTAA
- a CDS encoding branched-chain amino acid ABC transporter permease produces MTEALLQALISGLALGGAYALVALGFSITFTTTKTLNFSHGDFVSAGSFIGLSVMLLLTGAPLRGSIEALVVHGNEQLIAVFIAIAVMGVLGIVLYLTAVRPFAGKPGMAWVMSTIGFGIILQSLGLAIWGPAPMKVPAPFGEGVIRFFGVGFRSQELLLICVTLVVMGIFDWVMRKTLIGKAMRAVAHDRNVAALMGINVNAIMLGAFFVSSGLAGLSGYLLAPIASASLFMGLGIALKGFSGAMIGGLTNPRGCVIGGFVLGILESMINLWQAQWREIVVFMLVILVLAFKPNGLFGKKMVEKV; encoded by the coding sequence ATGACAGAAGCATTGCTTCAGGCGCTGATCAGCGGACTTGCGCTGGGCGGGGCCTACGCGCTGGTGGCGCTGGGATTCAGCATTACCTTCACCACTACCAAGACCCTCAATTTCTCGCACGGTGATTTTGTTTCAGCGGGGTCCTTCATCGGCCTGTCTGTGATGCTGCTGCTGACCGGTGCGCCTTTACGGGGCAGCATCGAAGCGCTGGTCGTCCACGGCAACGAACAATTGATCGCTGTATTTATCGCCATCGCCGTAATGGGCGTGCTCGGCATCGTGCTTTACCTCACCGCAGTTCGTCCTTTTGCCGGTAAGCCGGGCATGGCGTGGGTGATGAGCACGATTGGTTTCGGCATCATCTTACAAAGTCTGGGTCTGGCAATCTGGGGCCCTGCACCAATGAAAGTACCAGCACCTTTTGGTGAAGGGGTGATTCGCTTCTTCGGCGTAGGTTTCAGATCGCAAGAGCTATTGCTGATCTGCGTCACGTTAGTCGTCATGGGCATCTTTGACTGGGTCATGCGCAAAACATTGATCGGTAAAGCGATGCGCGCAGTGGCGCATGACCGTAATGTCGCAGCGCTGATGGGGATCAATGTGAACGCGATTATGTTGGGCGCATTTTTCGTCAGCTCCGGACTGGCTGGCCTCAGCGGTTATCTACTCGCGCCTATCGCTTCCGCATCGCTGTTTATGGGTCTCGGCATCGCGCTTAAAGGTTTTTCCGGTGCGATGATCGGCGGACTTACCAATCCACGCGGCTGCGTTATTGGCGGTTTTGTCCTCGGCATTCTTGAATCCATGATTAATCTTTGGCAAGCCCAATGGCGCGAGATCGTTGTCTTCATGCTGGTTATTCTGGTCCTTGCCTTTAAACCGAACGGGTTATTCGGCAAAAAAATGGTAGAAAAAGTATGA